The nucleotide sequence GGTTTTTATAGTCTGTATCGTTGAACGCTAGACACATGCCAGCATGCTGACATGACCATGAAACTCAACTGCCACACCACGGCACCACCAAATCCTGAAATCTACCAAATTAATACCGGTATTACTAGCGCATGCGTACATTTCAAGTATTCAAGGTAAGTCTGTAAGTTGGGTTTTTTCTGGGAGCGCTGGTGACAGTCCAGCGTCTTGCATGACCAttttcaaataatcttatttCTGTAATTTCGGTTTACAAACTTTTTGCTGCGCTAATCAGTCGGCCCAGATGTTTCTTCGCCCGTCCCCTCGTACTGTCATACCGTACCCCACTTTTGCGGGGTCTGGTACCATAGTCATACAGTACAGTTCGCTGGTCAAAAGCACTATTATAAGTCAATGTGAACCTACTCCACCAAAATCAAGAATGTACAGACACTAGACGTCATTATTATTCACCATATTCACAACAATTTACGATGCCTTGTTCTAATATTGTAGTTGTGTGTTGATTGACAAATCCATTTGTTAGGTAATTCACAATTGGATATTCATGATATTCACAGCCAGGTTTCCACAAATTCGCAAGGAATATTTGTTCCTTACTGGCTTTAAACTGATCAGACTCAAATGCTGTTAATCAATGAAATATGACAAGTTAGAATAATCCCCTAATAAGGATGACTGCTATTCAATGATTGTATAGTTAAATGTCGCAAGACACATGCTCATGACGTGAATCCTGAGCTTCATGCAAATTCTTAAAAGTTTCAAGTTTCTCTTTTTGATGCTTCTACACatctttttgaacaaaattctaatatttaacattttttttttcagcagcTCTCTATCCATCGCAAAGCATAGACAATTGTCTATATTCACCCCATGGCTTTGCGATCAAAGTTTGATCCAGTTCTTCAAGGGTTGGACAAAAACTTCAGATTAACAAAATATACTAGTAAGTAAACTTCCATTGTGTTGATCAATTTTAAGTCAACATCGAAACCGAGTATCAAATCAGTAAAATGCTATGGAATTTTATGCAATTCAAAGCAGGAGATATCGGtctgtttgaaataaattagaATCCGTAGATTTCAATGTCTATTCTCTAATAGCTAAACTATTATATTTGTAGGTCTTCATGGCGGAGGTTGCAAAGTGCCCAATGATGTTTTGCATAAATTACTTGAAGACTTGGGGCAATCACAATACAAAGAAGAGCAGTTTATGGGAGGAATGATTATGCCTCGTCTGGGTAACTTTTAACTAATGTTTTCTAAATATCCCAAAAATCATGGTAATTTCATTGAGAATTAAAATTACCATGATTTTGAATTACAAATGaattgaatgaatgaaattttatgatCCTGAAAAGCGAAGCACATTTCTTTTGAATCAAGCTTTATTGGACACCCAAGTTGTTTCCGTTCTTATTCCTGTTTCTCTCATTTTCGTTACTTTCAGTCCTGTATCTGATAGGTTTCTAACTATCCGCATTACATTAATTTTCTTGGTATTAGCATTTACTTGTTTTAATTGCCATTTGGTATTCCATTTAGAAATTAGGTAAgttatcatttttgtttttgaatatgcTTGTATTTGGCAGGAATTGGCATGGATACTTGTGTGATACCACTAAGGTTTGGAGGTTTATCGCTTCTACAAACTACTGATTTTTTCTATCCATTAGTCGATGATCCGTACATGATGGTAAGTTGCAGCATAATAATTCACTTCAAACGTTTTGTTCAACTgttaaaagaaaatattattgtcAACTTAACAACAGAGGGAATATCATAAGTGATCAAATTTAATAGTTGAAACTTTTTTCCTTTATTTCGAGCATGGAATGCCTCTAGTACAGCCTATATCACGTCACATCCagctaattttgtttttagataGATATGATGAGGACCGTGATTTACAGTGACtgtatgttttcatttttacagGGCAAAATTGCATGTGCCAATGTGTTGAGCGATATGTACGCCATGGGTGCAATTGAATGCGACAATATGTTAATGCTGCTCGGTGTTAGTTCAAAGTTTTCAGAAAAGGAGAGAGATACTATTGTCCCTCTCATCATCCGTGGTTTCAGGGTAAGTCTTCGAATACTTGCGGATTTCGTCACAGTCAGtcacggaattgtgaatttttaaattttatatttaaaggATTGTGCGGAAGAAGCTGGAACATCTGTAACTGGAGGCCAAACTGTCTTAAATCCATGGTGTCTTATTGGTGGTGTAGCAACTGCTGTTTGTCAACCTAACGAATACATAATGTAAGTTTTGTATTGTTATCATTTATCCAACTGTTCTTACGATAGCAAAATTGACTTTTTAGTTATACATTTGTTCTGTTATTCATTTTGctatttagtatttattttatatgataTTCATGTGTCGTTCGCTCCGAAGAAGGTTATGCGCAAGTGGCCACTAGTATGTAAGGGGCTATTTTTTTTGGAATAACCAGAATCTTCCTAGTTTGACATGGCCTACCCCGTGTGAGTTGtagggcatgggatttgaaccagagATTTCAATCTGCGATGTCATCCTAGCTGATTCTAACGCTAGTGGGCTACTGTGCTCACATTCTTGTAGATTATTGACTATtccttatttcaattttggttaAGTTTTGTTCATATCATTGGTATTGTTTTTACCATTTATCAGGCCAGACAATGCAGTTCCTGGTGATGTTCTGGTATTGACAAAACCACTTGGTACACAAGTTGCGTGCAATGCTCATCAATGGTTGGAACAAGTGCAAGATAAATGGAACAGAATAAAACTTATAGTTACAGAAGAAGACATTGAAAAGGCATATCAAGATGCAATGTTTATTATGTCTCGACTTAATAGAACCggtaagtaatttttcaaaaactattATTCTATAATATGGAAAATGTTATGCAAACTTGTCTTGCAGTCTTTAAAACAATAATGCTCTTTATTAATGATGCCACCTAAtgattttatgttttgttatgtcacaattaGTGCATAATTTTGTAAGCGGAAAAACCAGATGTGATCTTAATCTCATCCTACTATTTGTAATCAAGATCACCATCGGTAGTAAAGCGTTGTGCATAACTATGTTAGCATCGCAGGTTACATATCGTCGTTGTGCCGTACCTCTTTGTACtg is from Styela clava chromosome 9, kaStyClav1.hap1.2, whole genome shotgun sequence and encodes:
- the LOC120339636 gene encoding selenide, water dikinase 1-like; this translates as MALRSKFDPVLQGLDKNFRLTKYTSLHGGGCKVPNDVLHKLLEDLGQSQYKEEQFMGGMIMPRLGIGMDTCVIPLRFGGLSLLQTTDFFYPLVDDPYMMGKIACANVLSDMYAMGAIECDNMLMLLGVSSKFSEKERDTIVPLIIRGFRDCAEEAGTSVTGGQTVLNPWCLIGGVATAVCQPNEYIMPDNAVPGDVLVLTKPLGTQVACNAHQWLEQVQDKWNRIKLIVTEEDIEKAYQDAMFIMSRLNRTAAQLMHQYGSHGATDVTGFGILGHAKNLVKQQRNEVNFIIHNLPCINKMASIARACGNMFGLLQGTSAETSGGLLICMPREDAAKYCVEIKRVEGHQAWIIGVVEKGDRTARIIDKPRVIEVETLEDGTVQSVPPTSTPRRNSTQLKTPISPQLQQHHRLNNQKSLEPPHNRLPTQISQSQVQPTNNHHISHPSVTNAATIQDHHIAHIADVSQHETVQMQQVGVQDSQSYHQQQIQQQSQYRPHQP